Proteins co-encoded in one Microcebus murinus isolate Inina chromosome 5, M.murinus_Inina_mat1.0, whole genome shotgun sequence genomic window:
- the PSORS1C2 gene encoding psoriasis susceptibility 1 candidate gene 2 protein: protein MGTREFFLHPPLLERHPDAAHPGFGGQEIAMMLNWKLLGVLLLCLCARGISGSGGHPSPPPTEAREEEGSPTFPQGPPVPGDPWPGAPPLFKDSPPPGPDHPWRDLPESGVWPPEPPRIDPPRPPRPDDPWPVGPQPPENPWPPAPEVDHGSPEEPDLDPPREEHR, encoded by the exons ATGGGAACACGGGAATTCTTCCTGCACCCTCCTCTCCTGGAGAG GCACCCAGACGCCGCCCACCCTGGCTTTGGGGGCCAGGAGATAGCCATGATGCTCAACTGGAAGCTACTGGGGGTCCTGCTCCTTTGCCTGTGTGCGAGAG GCATCTCAGGCAGTGGAGGCCACCCGTCTCCCCCACCCACAGAGGCCCGAGAGGAAGAGGGCTCCCCCACATTTCCTCAGGGTCCTCCAGTTCCTGGGGACCCCTGGCCAGGGGCACCCCCTCTCTTTAAGGACTCTCCACCTCCAGGCCCCGATCATCCCTGGAGAGACCTGCCTGAATCGGGAGTCTGGCCCCCTGAGCCCCCTAGAATTGATCCTCCTCGACCTCCCCGGCCCGATGACCCCTGGCCAGTAGGACCCCAGCCCCCAGAAAACCCCTGGCCCCCTGCCCCTGAGGTGGACCACGGATCTCCAGAGGAGCCAGACCTTGACCCACCCAGGGAAGAGCACAGATAA
- the CCHCR1 gene encoding coiled-coil alpha-helical rod protein 1 isoform X4, with protein sequence MFPPSGSMGLIPPSHFQARPLSTLPRMAPSWVSDIPPVQPPAHQDISERRRDTQRPQVTMREQDVSGDRQEPGWRGRSLELAGSQALSQQAELISRQLQELRRLEDEVRALRETSLQQKMRLEAQAMELEALARAEKAGRAEAEGLRAALAGAEVVRKNLEEGSKRELEEIQRLHQEQLSSLTQAHQEALSSLTNKAKGLEKSLGSLEARQAGEAKELAVAQGEAEQLREQLSKTQEDLEAQVTLVENLRKYVGEQVPPEVHSQAWEPERQELLETVQHLQEDRDGLHATAELLQVRVQSLTHILALQEEELTRRVQPSDSLKPEFTRKCQSLLKRWREKVFALMVQLKAQELEHRDSVKQLKGQMAELQEQMTTHSQEQAILQRSLQDKATEVEVERMGAKALQMELSRAQEARCRWQQQTAVAEEQLRLLANVVSSSQIWVQSTVAKMEQAAARLPSLSNRLSYAIRKVHTIQGLMARKLALAQLRQESCPPRPPLPVIDLSLELQQLREERNRLDAELQLSAHLIQQEVGRAREQGEAERQQLSKVAQQLEKELQQTQESLASVGLQLETARQGQQESTEEAASLRQELTQQQELYGQALQEKVAEVETRLREQLSDTERRLNEARREHAKAVVSLRQIQRKATREKERNQELRCLQEEARKEEVQRLTWHVQELERDKNLMLATLQQEGLLSHYKQQRLLAVLPSLLGKEKAVGPSARPPAASAPPPPAAAQPTRGSVRGSLSVLLDNLQGLSEAISKEEAICQGDNQNSPAPVPQQR encoded by the exons ATGTTTCCACCTTCAG GTTCCATGGGGCTGATTCCCCCCTCCCACTTCCAAGCTCGGCCCCTTTCAACTCTGCCAAGAATGGCTCCCTCCTGGGTCTCAGACATTCCCCCGGTCCAACCCCCAGCCCATCAAGACATCTCAGAAAGGCGACGGGACACCCAGAGACCTCAAGTGACCATGAGGGAACAGGATGTTTCTGGTGATAGGCAGGAGCCAGGGTGGAGAGGCAG ATCCCTGGAGCTGGCTGGGTCACAGGCCCTGAGCCAGCAGGCTGAGCTGATCTCTCGGCAGCTACAAGAGCTGCGGCGACTGGAGGATGAGGTCCGGGCCCTGCGGGAGACCTCGCTGCAGCAGAAGATGAGGCTGGAAGCCCAGGCCATGGAGCTGGAGGCTCTGGCACGGGCAGAGAAGGCTGGCAGAGCAGAGGCTGAGGGCCTGCGGGCTGCCTTGGCCGGGGCCGAGGTTGTCCGGAAGAACCTGGAAGAGGGAAGCAAGCGGGAGCTGGAGGAGATTCAGAGGCTGCACCAAGAGCAG cTGTCCTCCTTGACACAGGCTCACCAGGAGGCTCTTTCCAGTTTGACCAACAAGGCCAAGGGCTTGGAGAAGTCTCTGGGTAGTCTGgaagccaggcaggcaggggaagCCAAGGAGCTGGCCGTGGCCCAGGGGGAGGCCGAGCAGCTGCGGGAGCAGCTAAG CAAGACCCAAGAAGACTTGGAGGCACAGGTAACACTGGTTGAGAATCTAAGAAAATATGTGGGGGAGCAAGTTCCTCCCGAGGTCCACAGCCAGGCGTGGGAACCAGAGCGACAGGAGCTTCTGGAAACCGTGCAG CACTTGCAGGAGGACCGGGACGGCCTGCACGCCACCGCCGAGCTGCTGCAGGTGCGGGTGCAGAGCCTCACGCACATCCTCGCCCTGCAGGAGGAGGAGCTGACCAGGAGG GTTCAACCTTCAGATTCCCTGAAGCCCGAGTTTACCAGGAAGTGCCAGTCCCTGCTGAAGCGCTGGCGGGAGAAGGTGTTTGCCCTCATGGTGCAGCTTAAGGCCCAGGAGCTGGAACACAGGGACTCTGTTAAGCAGCTGAAGGGACAG ATGGCAGAGCTCCAGGAACAAATGACAACCCACAGCCAGGAGCAGGCCATCCTGCAGCGCTCCCTGCAGGACAAAGCTACGGAGGTAGAGGTGGAGCGGATGGGTGCCAAG GCCCTGCAGATGGAGCTGAGCCGCGCTCAGGAGGCCAGGTGCCGGTGGCAGCAGCAGACAGCCGTGGCTGAGGAGCAGCTAAGGCTTTTGGCCAATGTTGTCAGCAG CTCTCAGATCTGGGTCCAAAGCACCGTGGCTAAGATGGAACAGGCTGCAGCCCGGCTCCCCAGCCTCAGCAACCGACTCAGCTATGCCATCCGCAAGGTCCACACCATTCAGG GCCTGATGGCTCGAAAGCTGGCCCTTGCTCAGCTGCGCCAGGAGAG CTGTCCCCCACGCCCACCCCTACCAGTCATAGACCTGAGCCTTGAGTTGCAGCAGCTTCGGGAAGAACGGAACCGCCTGGATGCAGAGCTGCAGCTGAGTGCCCACCTCATCCAGCAGGAGGTGGGCCGGGCCCGGGAGCAAG GGGAGGCGGAGCGGCAGCAGCTGAGCAAGGTGGCCCAGCAGCTGGAGAAGGAGCTGCAGCAGACCCAGGAGTCCCTGGCCAGCGTGGGGCTGCAGCTGGAAACGGCTCGCCAGGGACAGCAGGAGAGCACGGAGGAGGCTGCCAGTCTCCGGCAGGAGCTGACCCAGCAGCAGGAGCTCTATGGGCAAG CTCTGCAAGAGAAGGTGGCTGAAGTGGAAACTCGGCTGCGGGAGCAGCTGTCGGACACGGAGAGGAGACTGAACGAGGCTCGCAGGGAGCATGCGAAGGCTG TGGTCTCTCTGCGCCAGATCCAGCGCAAAGCCACCCGGGAAAAGGAGCGGAACCAGGAGCTCAGGTGTCTGCAGGAGGAAGCTCGGAAGGAGGAGGTGCAGCGACTGACCTGGCATGTGCAGGAGCTAGAGAGGGACAAGAACCTCATGCTG GCCACCTTGCAGCAGGAGGGTCTCCTCTCCCATTACAAGCAGCAGCGACTGCTGGCGGTCCTTCCTTCCCTGCTGGGTAAGGAGAAGGCTGTGGGACCCAGCGCCAGGCCTCCGGCGGCTTCAGCACCTCCACCTCCAGCAGCAGCGCAGCCCACCAGGGGATCCGTAAGAG GGTCCCTCTCTGTCCTGCTTGACAACCTGCAGGGCCTGAGTGAGGCCATTTCCAAAGAGGAAGCTATTTGTCAAGGAGACAACCAGAACTCTCCAGCTCCAGTCCCACAACAACGCTGA
- the CCHCR1 gene encoding coiled-coil alpha-helical rod protein 1 isoform X3, which yields MRCQEAGFSAQDQTPHVATFIWVQALGQHFNREGPRRVMAWWCLDGLPPGLAEPWRELQTLGSGPLPPFSPPARSSRDYRNLRRKGNIDGWRQNLECSKNVEMFPPSGSMGLIPPSHFQARPLSTLPRMAPSWVSDIPPVQPPAHQDISERRRDTQRPQVTMREQDVSGDRQEPGWRGRSLELAGSQALSQQAELISRQLQELRRLEDEVRALRETSLQQKMRLEAQAMELEALARAEKAGRAEAEGLRAALAGAEVVRKNLEEGSKRELEEIQRLHQEQLSSLTQAHQEALSSLTNKAKGLEKSLGSLEARQAGEAKELAVAQGEAEQLREQLSKTQEDLEAQVTLVENLRKYVGEQVPPEVHSQAWEPERQELLETVQHLQEDRDGLHATAELLQVRVQSLTHILALQEEELTRRVQPSDSLKPEFTRKCQSLLKRWREKMAELQEQMTTHSQEQAILQRSLQDKATEVEVERMGAKALQMELSRAQEARCRWQQQTAVAEEQLRLLANVVSSSQIWVQSTVAKMEQAAARLPSLSNRLSYAIRKVHTIQGLMARKLALAQLRQESCPPRPPLPVIDLSLELQQLREERNRLDAELQLSAHLIQQEVGRAREQGEAERQQLSKVAQQLEKELQQTQESLASVGLQLETARQGQQESTEEAASLRQELTQQQELYGQALQEKVAEVETRLREQLSDTERRLNEARREHAKAVVSLRQIQRKATREKERNQELRCLQEEARKEEVQRLTWHVQELERDKNLMLATLQQEGLLSHYKQQRLLAVLPSLLGKEKAVGPSARPPAASAPPPPAAAQPTRGSVRGSLSVLLDNLQGLSEAISKEEAICQGDNQNSPAPVPQQR from the exons ATGAGATGTCAGGAAGCTGGCTTTTCTGCCCAGGATCAAACCCCACATGTGGCCACGTTCATCTGGGTCCAGGCCTTGGGCCAGCACTTTAATAGGGAAGGACCCAGGAGAGTCATGGCCTGGTGGTGTCTGGATGGGCTCCCCCCAGGGCTTGCTGAGCCATGGAGAGAACTCCAGACACTGGGCTCTGGGCCCCTACCTCCTTTCTCACCTCCAGCCAGGAGCAGCAGAGACTATAGAAACTTAAGGAGGAAG GGGAACATAGATGGCTGGAGACAGAATCTAGAGTGTTCAAAAAATGTCGAGATGTTTCCACCTTCAG GTTCCATGGGGCTGATTCCCCCCTCCCACTTCCAAGCTCGGCCCCTTTCAACTCTGCCAAGAATGGCTCCCTCCTGGGTCTCAGACATTCCCCCGGTCCAACCCCCAGCCCATCAAGACATCTCAGAAAGGCGACGGGACACCCAGAGACCTCAAGTGACCATGAGGGAACAGGATGTTTCTGGTGATAGGCAGGAGCCAGGGTGGAGAGGCAG ATCCCTGGAGCTGGCTGGGTCACAGGCCCTGAGCCAGCAGGCTGAGCTGATCTCTCGGCAGCTACAAGAGCTGCGGCGACTGGAGGATGAGGTCCGGGCCCTGCGGGAGACCTCGCTGCAGCAGAAGATGAGGCTGGAAGCCCAGGCCATGGAGCTGGAGGCTCTGGCACGGGCAGAGAAGGCTGGCAGAGCAGAGGCTGAGGGCCTGCGGGCTGCCTTGGCCGGGGCCGAGGTTGTCCGGAAGAACCTGGAAGAGGGAAGCAAGCGGGAGCTGGAGGAGATTCAGAGGCTGCACCAAGAGCAG cTGTCCTCCTTGACACAGGCTCACCAGGAGGCTCTTTCCAGTTTGACCAACAAGGCCAAGGGCTTGGAGAAGTCTCTGGGTAGTCTGgaagccaggcaggcaggggaagCCAAGGAGCTGGCCGTGGCCCAGGGGGAGGCCGAGCAGCTGCGGGAGCAGCTAAG CAAGACCCAAGAAGACTTGGAGGCACAGGTAACACTGGTTGAGAATCTAAGAAAATATGTGGGGGAGCAAGTTCCTCCCGAGGTCCACAGCCAGGCGTGGGAACCAGAGCGACAGGAGCTTCTGGAAACCGTGCAG CACTTGCAGGAGGACCGGGACGGCCTGCACGCCACCGCCGAGCTGCTGCAGGTGCGGGTGCAGAGCCTCACGCACATCCTCGCCCTGCAGGAGGAGGAGCTGACCAGGAGG GTTCAACCTTCAGATTCCCTGAAGCCCGAGTTTACCAGGAAGTGCCAGTCCCTGCTGAAGCGCTGGCGGGAGAAG ATGGCAGAGCTCCAGGAACAAATGACAACCCACAGCCAGGAGCAGGCCATCCTGCAGCGCTCCCTGCAGGACAAAGCTACGGAGGTAGAGGTGGAGCGGATGGGTGCCAAG GCCCTGCAGATGGAGCTGAGCCGCGCTCAGGAGGCCAGGTGCCGGTGGCAGCAGCAGACAGCCGTGGCTGAGGAGCAGCTAAGGCTTTTGGCCAATGTTGTCAGCAG CTCTCAGATCTGGGTCCAAAGCACCGTGGCTAAGATGGAACAGGCTGCAGCCCGGCTCCCCAGCCTCAGCAACCGACTCAGCTATGCCATCCGCAAGGTCCACACCATTCAGG GCCTGATGGCTCGAAAGCTGGCCCTTGCTCAGCTGCGCCAGGAGAG CTGTCCCCCACGCCCACCCCTACCAGTCATAGACCTGAGCCTTGAGTTGCAGCAGCTTCGGGAAGAACGGAACCGCCTGGATGCAGAGCTGCAGCTGAGTGCCCACCTCATCCAGCAGGAGGTGGGCCGGGCCCGGGAGCAAG GGGAGGCGGAGCGGCAGCAGCTGAGCAAGGTGGCCCAGCAGCTGGAGAAGGAGCTGCAGCAGACCCAGGAGTCCCTGGCCAGCGTGGGGCTGCAGCTGGAAACGGCTCGCCAGGGACAGCAGGAGAGCACGGAGGAGGCTGCCAGTCTCCGGCAGGAGCTGACCCAGCAGCAGGAGCTCTATGGGCAAG CTCTGCAAGAGAAGGTGGCTGAAGTGGAAACTCGGCTGCGGGAGCAGCTGTCGGACACGGAGAGGAGACTGAACGAGGCTCGCAGGGAGCATGCGAAGGCTG TGGTCTCTCTGCGCCAGATCCAGCGCAAAGCCACCCGGGAAAAGGAGCGGAACCAGGAGCTCAGGTGTCTGCAGGAGGAAGCTCGGAAGGAGGAGGTGCAGCGACTGACCTGGCATGTGCAGGAGCTAGAGAGGGACAAGAACCTCATGCTG GCCACCTTGCAGCAGGAGGGTCTCCTCTCCCATTACAAGCAGCAGCGACTGCTGGCGGTCCTTCCTTCCCTGCTGGGTAAGGAGAAGGCTGTGGGACCCAGCGCCAGGCCTCCGGCGGCTTCAGCACCTCCACCTCCAGCAGCAGCGCAGCCCACCAGGGGATCCGTAAGAG GGTCCCTCTCTGTCCTGCTTGACAACCTGCAGGGCCTGAGTGAGGCCATTTCCAAAGAGGAAGCTATTTGTCAAGGAGACAACCAGAACTCTCCAGCTCCAGTCCCACAACAACGCTGA
- the CCHCR1 gene encoding coiled-coil alpha-helical rod protein 1 isoform X2 gives MRCQEAGFSAQDQTPHVATFIWVQALGQHFNREGPRRVMAWWCLDGLPPGLAEPWRELQTLGSGPLPPFSPPARSSRDYRNLRRKGNIDGWRQNLECSKNVEMFPPSGSMGLIPPSHFQARPLSTLPRMAPSWVSDIPPVQPPAHQDISERRRDTQRPQVTMREQDVSGDRQEPGWRGRSLELAGSQALSQQAELISRQLQELRRLEDEVRALRETSLQQKMRLEAQAMELEALARAEKAGRAEAEGLRAALAGAEVVRKNLEEGSKRELEEIQRLHQEQLSSLTQAHQEALSSLTNKAKGLEKSLGSLEARQAGEAKELAVAQGEAEQLREQLSKTQEDLEAQVTLVENLRKYVGEQVPPEVHSQAWEPERQELLETVQHLQEDRDGLHATAELLQVRVQSLTHILALQEEELTRRVQPSDSLKPEFTRKCQSLLKRWREKVFALMVQLKAQELEHRDSVKQLKGQMAELQEQMTTHSQEQAILQRSLQDKATEVEVERMGAKALQMELSRAQEARCRWQQQTAVAEEQLRLLANVVSSSQIWVQSTVAKMEQAAARLPSLSNRLSYAIRKVHTIQGLMARKLALAQLRQESCPPRPPLPVIDLSLELQQLREERNRLDAELQLSAHLIQQEVGRAREQGEAERQQLSKVAQQLEKELQQTQESLASVGLQLETARQGQQESTEEAASLRQELTQQQELYGQALQEKVAEVETRLREQLSDTERRLNEARREHAKAVVSLRQIQRKATREKERNQELRCLQEEARKEEVQRLTWHVQELERDKNLMLQRLLAVLPSLLGKEKAVGPSARPPAASAPPPPAAAQPTRGSVRGSLSVLLDNLQGLSEAISKEEAICQGDNQNSPAPVPQQR, from the exons ATGAGATGTCAGGAAGCTGGCTTTTCTGCCCAGGATCAAACCCCACATGTGGCCACGTTCATCTGGGTCCAGGCCTTGGGCCAGCACTTTAATAGGGAAGGACCCAGGAGAGTCATGGCCTGGTGGTGTCTGGATGGGCTCCCCCCAGGGCTTGCTGAGCCATGGAGAGAACTCCAGACACTGGGCTCTGGGCCCCTACCTCCTTTCTCACCTCCAGCCAGGAGCAGCAGAGACTATAGAAACTTAAGGAGGAAG GGGAACATAGATGGCTGGAGACAGAATCTAGAGTGTTCAAAAAATGTCGAGATGTTTCCACCTTCAG GTTCCATGGGGCTGATTCCCCCCTCCCACTTCCAAGCTCGGCCCCTTTCAACTCTGCCAAGAATGGCTCCCTCCTGGGTCTCAGACATTCCCCCGGTCCAACCCCCAGCCCATCAAGACATCTCAGAAAGGCGACGGGACACCCAGAGACCTCAAGTGACCATGAGGGAACAGGATGTTTCTGGTGATAGGCAGGAGCCAGGGTGGAGAGGCAG ATCCCTGGAGCTGGCTGGGTCACAGGCCCTGAGCCAGCAGGCTGAGCTGATCTCTCGGCAGCTACAAGAGCTGCGGCGACTGGAGGATGAGGTCCGGGCCCTGCGGGAGACCTCGCTGCAGCAGAAGATGAGGCTGGAAGCCCAGGCCATGGAGCTGGAGGCTCTGGCACGGGCAGAGAAGGCTGGCAGAGCAGAGGCTGAGGGCCTGCGGGCTGCCTTGGCCGGGGCCGAGGTTGTCCGGAAGAACCTGGAAGAGGGAAGCAAGCGGGAGCTGGAGGAGATTCAGAGGCTGCACCAAGAGCAG cTGTCCTCCTTGACACAGGCTCACCAGGAGGCTCTTTCCAGTTTGACCAACAAGGCCAAGGGCTTGGAGAAGTCTCTGGGTAGTCTGgaagccaggcaggcaggggaagCCAAGGAGCTGGCCGTGGCCCAGGGGGAGGCCGAGCAGCTGCGGGAGCAGCTAAG CAAGACCCAAGAAGACTTGGAGGCACAGGTAACACTGGTTGAGAATCTAAGAAAATATGTGGGGGAGCAAGTTCCTCCCGAGGTCCACAGCCAGGCGTGGGAACCAGAGCGACAGGAGCTTCTGGAAACCGTGCAG CACTTGCAGGAGGACCGGGACGGCCTGCACGCCACCGCCGAGCTGCTGCAGGTGCGGGTGCAGAGCCTCACGCACATCCTCGCCCTGCAGGAGGAGGAGCTGACCAGGAGG GTTCAACCTTCAGATTCCCTGAAGCCCGAGTTTACCAGGAAGTGCCAGTCCCTGCTGAAGCGCTGGCGGGAGAAGGTGTTTGCCCTCATGGTGCAGCTTAAGGCCCAGGAGCTGGAACACAGGGACTCTGTTAAGCAGCTGAAGGGACAG ATGGCAGAGCTCCAGGAACAAATGACAACCCACAGCCAGGAGCAGGCCATCCTGCAGCGCTCCCTGCAGGACAAAGCTACGGAGGTAGAGGTGGAGCGGATGGGTGCCAAG GCCCTGCAGATGGAGCTGAGCCGCGCTCAGGAGGCCAGGTGCCGGTGGCAGCAGCAGACAGCCGTGGCTGAGGAGCAGCTAAGGCTTTTGGCCAATGTTGTCAGCAG CTCTCAGATCTGGGTCCAAAGCACCGTGGCTAAGATGGAACAGGCTGCAGCCCGGCTCCCCAGCCTCAGCAACCGACTCAGCTATGCCATCCGCAAGGTCCACACCATTCAGG GCCTGATGGCTCGAAAGCTGGCCCTTGCTCAGCTGCGCCAGGAGAG CTGTCCCCCACGCCCACCCCTACCAGTCATAGACCTGAGCCTTGAGTTGCAGCAGCTTCGGGAAGAACGGAACCGCCTGGATGCAGAGCTGCAGCTGAGTGCCCACCTCATCCAGCAGGAGGTGGGCCGGGCCCGGGAGCAAG GGGAGGCGGAGCGGCAGCAGCTGAGCAAGGTGGCCCAGCAGCTGGAGAAGGAGCTGCAGCAGACCCAGGAGTCCCTGGCCAGCGTGGGGCTGCAGCTGGAAACGGCTCGCCAGGGACAGCAGGAGAGCACGGAGGAGGCTGCCAGTCTCCGGCAGGAGCTGACCCAGCAGCAGGAGCTCTATGGGCAAG CTCTGCAAGAGAAGGTGGCTGAAGTGGAAACTCGGCTGCGGGAGCAGCTGTCGGACACGGAGAGGAGACTGAACGAGGCTCGCAGGGAGCATGCGAAGGCTG TGGTCTCTCTGCGCCAGATCCAGCGCAAAGCCACCCGGGAAAAGGAGCGGAACCAGGAGCTCAGGTGTCTGCAGGAGGAAGCTCGGAAGGAGGAGGTGCAGCGACTGACCTGGCATGTGCAGGAGCTAGAGAGGGACAAGAACCTCATGCTG CAGCGACTGCTGGCGGTCCTTCCTTCCCTGCTGGGTAAGGAGAAGGCTGTGGGACCCAGCGCCAGGCCTCCGGCGGCTTCAGCACCTCCACCTCCAGCAGCAGCGCAGCCCACCAGGGGATCCGTAAGAG GGTCCCTCTCTGTCCTGCTTGACAACCTGCAGGGCCTGAGTGAGGCCATTTCCAAAGAGGAAGCTATTTGTCAAGGAGACAACCAGAACTCTCCAGCTCCAGTCCCACAACAACGCTGA
- the CCHCR1 gene encoding coiled-coil alpha-helical rod protein 1 isoform X1 yields MRCQEAGFSAQDQTPHVATFIWVQALGQHFNREGPRRVMAWWCLDGLPPGLAEPWRELQTLGSGPLPPFSPPARSSRDYRNLRRKGNIDGWRQNLECSKNVEMFPPSGSMGLIPPSHFQARPLSTLPRMAPSWVSDIPPVQPPAHQDISERRRDTQRPQVTMREQDVSGDRQEPGWRGRSLELAGSQALSQQAELISRQLQELRRLEDEVRALRETSLQQKMRLEAQAMELEALARAEKAGRAEAEGLRAALAGAEVVRKNLEEGSKRELEEIQRLHQEQLSSLTQAHQEALSSLTNKAKGLEKSLGSLEARQAGEAKELAVAQGEAEQLREQLSKTQEDLEAQVTLVENLRKYVGEQVPPEVHSQAWEPERQELLETVQHLQEDRDGLHATAELLQVRVQSLTHILALQEEELTRRVQPSDSLKPEFTRKCQSLLKRWREKVFALMVQLKAQELEHRDSVKQLKGQMAELQEQMTTHSQEQAILQRSLQDKATEALQMELSRAQEARCRWQQQTAVAEEQLRLLANVVSSSQIWVQSTVAKMEQAAARLPSLSNRLSYAIRKVHTIQGLMARKLALAQLRQESCPPRPPLPVIDLSLELQQLREERNRLDAELQLSAHLIQQEVGRAREQGEAERQQLSKVAQQLEKELQQTQESLASVGLQLETARQGQQESTEEAASLRQELTQQQELYGQALQEKVAEVETRLREQLSDTERRLNEARREHAKAVVSLRQIQRKATREKERNQELRCLQEEARKEEVQRLTWHVQELERDKNLMLATLQQEGLLSHYKQQRLLAVLPSLLGKEKAVGPSARPPAASAPPPPAAAQPTRGSVRGSLSVLLDNLQGLSEAISKEEAICQGDNQNSPAPVPQQR; encoded by the exons ATGAGATGTCAGGAAGCTGGCTTTTCTGCCCAGGATCAAACCCCACATGTGGCCACGTTCATCTGGGTCCAGGCCTTGGGCCAGCACTTTAATAGGGAAGGACCCAGGAGAGTCATGGCCTGGTGGTGTCTGGATGGGCTCCCCCCAGGGCTTGCTGAGCCATGGAGAGAACTCCAGACACTGGGCTCTGGGCCCCTACCTCCTTTCTCACCTCCAGCCAGGAGCAGCAGAGACTATAGAAACTTAAGGAGGAAG GGGAACATAGATGGCTGGAGACAGAATCTAGAGTGTTCAAAAAATGTCGAGATGTTTCCACCTTCAG GTTCCATGGGGCTGATTCCCCCCTCCCACTTCCAAGCTCGGCCCCTTTCAACTCTGCCAAGAATGGCTCCCTCCTGGGTCTCAGACATTCCCCCGGTCCAACCCCCAGCCCATCAAGACATCTCAGAAAGGCGACGGGACACCCAGAGACCTCAAGTGACCATGAGGGAACAGGATGTTTCTGGTGATAGGCAGGAGCCAGGGTGGAGAGGCAG ATCCCTGGAGCTGGCTGGGTCACAGGCCCTGAGCCAGCAGGCTGAGCTGATCTCTCGGCAGCTACAAGAGCTGCGGCGACTGGAGGATGAGGTCCGGGCCCTGCGGGAGACCTCGCTGCAGCAGAAGATGAGGCTGGAAGCCCAGGCCATGGAGCTGGAGGCTCTGGCACGGGCAGAGAAGGCTGGCAGAGCAGAGGCTGAGGGCCTGCGGGCTGCCTTGGCCGGGGCCGAGGTTGTCCGGAAGAACCTGGAAGAGGGAAGCAAGCGGGAGCTGGAGGAGATTCAGAGGCTGCACCAAGAGCAG cTGTCCTCCTTGACACAGGCTCACCAGGAGGCTCTTTCCAGTTTGACCAACAAGGCCAAGGGCTTGGAGAAGTCTCTGGGTAGTCTGgaagccaggcaggcaggggaagCCAAGGAGCTGGCCGTGGCCCAGGGGGAGGCCGAGCAGCTGCGGGAGCAGCTAAG CAAGACCCAAGAAGACTTGGAGGCACAGGTAACACTGGTTGAGAATCTAAGAAAATATGTGGGGGAGCAAGTTCCTCCCGAGGTCCACAGCCAGGCGTGGGAACCAGAGCGACAGGAGCTTCTGGAAACCGTGCAG CACTTGCAGGAGGACCGGGACGGCCTGCACGCCACCGCCGAGCTGCTGCAGGTGCGGGTGCAGAGCCTCACGCACATCCTCGCCCTGCAGGAGGAGGAGCTGACCAGGAGG GTTCAACCTTCAGATTCCCTGAAGCCCGAGTTTACCAGGAAGTGCCAGTCCCTGCTGAAGCGCTGGCGGGAGAAGGTGTTTGCCCTCATGGTGCAGCTTAAGGCCCAGGAGCTGGAACACAGGGACTCTGTTAAGCAGCTGAAGGGACAG ATGGCAGAGCTCCAGGAACAAATGACAACCCACAGCCAGGAGCAGGCCATCCTGCAGCGCTCCCTGCAGGACAAAGCTACGGAG GCCCTGCAGATGGAGCTGAGCCGCGCTCAGGAGGCCAGGTGCCGGTGGCAGCAGCAGACAGCCGTGGCTGAGGAGCAGCTAAGGCTTTTGGCCAATGTTGTCAGCAG CTCTCAGATCTGGGTCCAAAGCACCGTGGCTAAGATGGAACAGGCTGCAGCCCGGCTCCCCAGCCTCAGCAACCGACTCAGCTATGCCATCCGCAAGGTCCACACCATTCAGG GCCTGATGGCTCGAAAGCTGGCCCTTGCTCAGCTGCGCCAGGAGAG CTGTCCCCCACGCCCACCCCTACCAGTCATAGACCTGAGCCTTGAGTTGCAGCAGCTTCGGGAAGAACGGAACCGCCTGGATGCAGAGCTGCAGCTGAGTGCCCACCTCATCCAGCAGGAGGTGGGCCGGGCCCGGGAGCAAG GGGAGGCGGAGCGGCAGCAGCTGAGCAAGGTGGCCCAGCAGCTGGAGAAGGAGCTGCAGCAGACCCAGGAGTCCCTGGCCAGCGTGGGGCTGCAGCTGGAAACGGCTCGCCAGGGACAGCAGGAGAGCACGGAGGAGGCTGCCAGTCTCCGGCAGGAGCTGACCCAGCAGCAGGAGCTCTATGGGCAAG CTCTGCAAGAGAAGGTGGCTGAAGTGGAAACTCGGCTGCGGGAGCAGCTGTCGGACACGGAGAGGAGACTGAACGAGGCTCGCAGGGAGCATGCGAAGGCTG TGGTCTCTCTGCGCCAGATCCAGCGCAAAGCCACCCGGGAAAAGGAGCGGAACCAGGAGCTCAGGTGTCTGCAGGAGGAAGCTCGGAAGGAGGAGGTGCAGCGACTGACCTGGCATGTGCAGGAGCTAGAGAGGGACAAGAACCTCATGCTG GCCACCTTGCAGCAGGAGGGTCTCCTCTCCCATTACAAGCAGCAGCGACTGCTGGCGGTCCTTCCTTCCCTGCTGGGTAAGGAGAAGGCTGTGGGACCCAGCGCCAGGCCTCCGGCGGCTTCAGCACCTCCACCTCCAGCAGCAGCGCAGCCCACCAGGGGATCCGTAAGAG GGTCCCTCTCTGTCCTGCTTGACAACCTGCAGGGCCTGAGTGAGGCCATTTCCAAAGAGGAAGCTATTTGTCAAGGAGACAACCAGAACTCTCCAGCTCCAGTCCCACAACAACGCTGA